A genomic stretch from Alphaproteobacteria bacterium includes:
- a CDS encoding NADH-quinone oxidoreductase subunit A, which translates to MHPIINPILNDYLPIVVFLAIATGLAIVMVGASLLAARQNPDAEKLSPYECGFEPFSDARSQFDVRFYLVSILFIIFDLEVAFLFPWAIALGDIGLLGFWSMVVFLAVLTVGFIYEWKKGALEWE; encoded by the coding sequence ATGCATCCCATCATCAACCCCATCCTGAACGACTACCTGCCGATCGTGGTCTTTCTCGCGATCGCCACCGGCCTCGCGATCGTGATGGTCGGGGCCTCACTGCTGGCGGCCCGGCAAAATCCGGACGCCGAAAAGCTCAGCCCTTATGAATGCGGTTTCGAGCCGTTCAGCGACGCGCGCAGCCAATTTGATGTGCGTTTCTACCTGGTCTCGATCCTGTTTATCATTTTCGACCTTGAAGTAGCCTTCCTTTTTCCCTGGGCGATTGCCCTTGGTGATATCGGCCTGCTTGGCTTCTGGTCCATGGTGGTGTTCCTGGCCGTGCTCACCGTCGGCTTCATCTACGAATGGAAGAAGGGAGCACTGGAATGGGAGTAG
- a CDS encoding NADH-quinone oxidoreductase subunit B family protein has translation MEEGSTGMGVEQNRAPALDTRGLDAPRGGGEAAALKAIDQELGQKGFLLTNIDRLVNWARTGSMWPMTFGLACCGVEMMHAYMPRYDLDRFGVTVFPSPRQSDVMIVAGTLCNKMAPALRKVYDQMAEPRWVISMGSCANGGGYYHYSYSVVRGCDRVVPVDIYVPGCPPTAEALLYGILQLQKKIRRTGSVLHR, from the coding sequence ATGGAAGAAGGGAGCACTGGAATGGGAGTAGAGCAGAACCGGGCACCGGCGCTTGATACGCGTGGCCTGGACGCCCCCCGTGGTGGTGGCGAGGCGGCCGCGCTGAAGGCGATCGACCAGGAACTCGGACAGAAGGGGTTTTTGCTCACCAACATCGACCGTCTCGTCAACTGGGCCCGGACCGGCTCCATGTGGCCCATGACATTCGGGCTGGCCTGTTGCGGCGTCGAGATGATGCACGCCTACATGCCGCGCTACGATCTCGACCGGTTCGGCGTCACCGTGTTTCCGAGCCCGCGCCAGTCCGACGTGATGATCGTCGCCGGCACTCTGTGCAACAAGATGGCCCCCGCGCTGCGCAAGGTTTACGACCAGATGGCCGAGCCGCGTTGGGTCATCTCCATGGGCTCCTGTGCCAATGGCGGCGGCTACTATCACTATTCCTATTCAGTGGTGCGCGGCTGCGACCGCGTCGTGCCGGTGGATATCTACGTGCCAGGCTGCCCGCCCACCGCGGAAGCACTGCTCTACGGCATCCTGCAACTCCAGAAAAAGATCAGGCGGACGGGCAGCGTCCTGCACCGGTAG
- a CDS encoding NADH-quinone oxidoreductase subunit C, translated as MDEALKELAQYIEASLGPVVQETSVAKSELMILVGRDEIVRVMSFLRDDSNCRFAMLVDLCGADYPERPERFEIIYNLLSLSNNQRIRVKVRTADEQPVPSVTGVFPCANWFEREAWDLYGVVFSGHPDLRRILTDYGFEGHPMRKEFPLTGYVEVRYDDELKRVVYEPVKLVQEFRRFDFMSPWEGAPFVLPGDEKASDQG; from the coding sequence ATGGATGAAGCTCTCAAAGAACTAGCTCAGTATATCGAGGCCAGCCTCGGTCCCGTCGTCCAGGAGACATCTGTCGCCAAGAGCGAGCTGATGATCCTGGTAGGAAGGGACGAGATTGTTCGCGTGATGAGTTTCCTGCGAGACGATTCCAATTGTCGATTCGCGATGCTGGTGGATCTATGTGGCGCAGATTATCCGGAACGTCCCGAGCGGTTCGAAATCATCTATAACCTCCTCTCGTTAAGCAATAATCAGCGCATTCGCGTCAAGGTACGCACGGCGGATGAACAGCCTGTTCCGTCCGTGACCGGAGTTTTCCCGTGCGCCAACTGGTTTGAACGCGAGGCCTGGGATCTCTATGGCGTCGTGTTTTCGGGCCATCCCGATCTTCGCCGGATCCTGACCGATTACGGGTTCGAGGGGCACCCGATGCGCAAGGAATTTCCGCTTACCGGGTATGTCGAGGTGCGCTACGACGACGAATTGAAGCGCGTCGTTTACGAGCCGGTCAAGCTGGTGCAGGAGTTTCGGCGTTTTGATTTCATGAGCCCCTGGGAAGGCGCTCCCTTCGTCTTGCCGGGCGACGAAAAGGCGAGCGATCAGGGCTGA
- a CDS encoding NADH-quinone oxidoreductase subunit D: MAEIEIKPYTINFGPQHPAAHGVLRLVMELDGEVVQRVDPHIGLLHRGTEKLIEYKTYLQAIPYFDRLDYVSPMGQEHAFALAVEKLLGLDVPEKGKYIRVLFAEITRILNHLLNVPAYAMDVGAITPFFFCFEQREILMEFYERVSGARMHANYFRPGGVHQDMPAGLCDDIMEWAGQFPKTIDDLEGLLTENRIFRQRSVDIGNTSAEEAISLGFTGPMLRASGVPWDLRKAQPYDVYDRMRFNVVIGKNGDCFDRYLVRIEEMRESLKIIRQCCEEMPDGPVKTENRKVAPPPRAEMKRSMEALIHHFKLYTEGYHVPAGETYTAVEAPKGEFGVYLVSDGSNKPYRCKIRAPGFVHLQAMDHASRGYMLADTVAILGSMDIVFGEVDR, from the coding sequence ATGGCCGAAATCGAAATCAAGCCCTATACGATCAATTTCGGGCCGCAGCATCCGGCGGCCCATGGCGTGCTGCGCCTGGTGATGGAGCTGGATGGTGAGGTTGTCCAGCGTGTCGACCCGCATATCGGTCTGCTGCACCGCGGGACCGAAAAGCTGATCGAATACAAGACCTACCTGCAGGCGATCCCGTATTTCGATCGGCTGGACTACGTCTCGCCCATGGGGCAGGAACATGCCTTCGCGCTCGCAGTCGAGAAGCTTCTCGGCCTCGATGTGCCGGAAAAGGGCAAATACATCCGCGTTCTGTTCGCGGAGATCACACGTATCCTCAATCATCTCCTGAACGTGCCGGCCTATGCCATGGACGTTGGCGCGATCACCCCGTTCTTCTTCTGCTTCGAGCAACGTGAAATCCTGATGGAGTTCTACGAGCGCGTCAGTGGCGCGCGCATGCATGCCAATTACTTCCGGCCTGGCGGCGTGCATCAGGACATGCCGGCGGGCCTCTGCGACGACATCATGGAATGGGCCGGGCAGTTTCCGAAAACGATCGATGATCTTGAAGGACTGCTGACGGAGAACCGGATCTTCCGGCAGCGCTCCGTCGATATCGGGAACACTTCGGCCGAGGAGGCGATCAGTCTGGGCTTTACAGGCCCCATGCTGCGCGCGAGTGGCGTGCCCTGGGATTTGCGCAAGGCGCAGCCCTACGACGTGTACGATCGTATGCGGTTCAATGTTGTCATCGGCAAGAACGGCGATTGTTTCGACCGTTATCTGGTGCGCATCGAGGAAATGCGCGAGAGTCTCAAGATCATCCGCCAGTGCTGCGAGGAAATGCCGGATGGCCCCGTGAAGACCGAGAATCGCAAGGTGGCGCCACCGCCCCGGGCTGAAATGAAGCGTTCGATGGAAGCCCTAATCCACCATTTCAAACTTTATACCGAGGGCTACCACGTGCCCGCGGGCGAGACCTATACGGCGGTCGAGGCGCCCAAGGGGGAATTCGGCGTCTATCTGGTCTCCGACGGCAGCAACAAGCCTTACCGGTGCAAGATCCGCGCGCCCGGCTTCGTCCATCTGCAGGCCATGGATCACGCGTCCCGGGGTTATATGCTGGCCGATACCGTCGCCATTCTGGGATCGATGGACATCGTGTTCGGAGAGGTTGACCGATGA
- the nuoE gene encoding NADH-quinone oxidoreductase subunit NuoE, with amino-acid sequence MSAPPTADTLPDIDHFAFDEANRARAERIIARYPAGRQASAVLPLLDLAQRQCGGWLPRRAMDYVADHLEMPRIRVYEVATFYSMFNLRPVGKNFIQVCRTTPCWLRGSDELTEMCRNKLGVGPGEVTDDGLFTYVEVECLGACVNAPMVQINDNYFEDLDAARMGGLIDDLRAGKTPEPGPQVDRQAAAPVTGLTTLTGKEE; translated from the coding sequence ATGAGTGCTCCGCCAACCGCCGACACCCTGCCCGATATCGACCATTTCGCCTTTGACGAGGCCAACCGGGCGCGGGCAGAGCGGATCATCGCCCGCTATCCGGCTGGCCGCCAGGCCAGCGCGGTGCTCCCGCTCCTCGACCTGGCGCAGCGCCAGTGCGGCGGCTGGTTGCCGCGCCGGGCCATGGATTATGTGGCTGATCATCTCGAAATGCCACGCATCCGGGTTTACGAGGTCGCGACCTTTTATTCGATGTTCAACCTCAGACCCGTCGGCAAGAACTTCATCCAGGTCTGCCGCACCACGCCCTGCTGGCTACGGGGGTCGGACGAATTGACCGAAATGTGCCGGAATAAACTTGGGGTCGGCCCGGGTGAAGTCACCGATGACGGTTTGTTCACCTATGTCGAGGTTGAATGTCTCGGCGCTTGCGTGAACGCGCCGATGGTTCAGATAAACGACAATTACTTCGAGGATCTGGATGCGGCGCGCATGGGGGGGCTGATCGACGACCTGCGTGCAGGCAAGACGCCAGAGCCGGGCCCGCAGGTGGATCGACAGGCGGCGGCGCCGGTCACTGGACTGACGACGCTCACCGGCAAGGAAGAGTAG
- the nuoF gene encoding NADH-quinone oxidoreductase subunit NuoF yields MLQDKDRIFTNLYGQDDWRLAGAQRRGVWSGMKDIVAMGSDAIIDAIKESGLRGRGGAGFPTGLKWSFMPKDTGGRAKYLVVNADESEPGTCKDREIMRFDPHRLLEGCFVASFAMGANACYIYIRGEFFGEASHVQQAIDEAYEAGLLGRNAAGTGFDLDIYLHRGAGAYICGEETALLESLEGRKGQPRLKPPFPANVGLYGCPTTVNNVETIAVTPEILRRGAAWFAGLGRPNNAGTKLFCISGHVNAPCTVEEEMGIPLRELIDRHAGGVRGGWDNLLAVVPGGSSVPCLPKPVCDDLPMDFDSLREQKSGLGTAAVIVMDKSTDIVEAITRFSHFYKHESCGQCTPCREGTGWMWRVLERMQKGHAEISEIDTLLEVTHEIEGHTICALGDAAAWPVQGLIRHFRPELERRIHEYKKTRTVAA; encoded by the coding sequence ATGCTTCAGGACAAGGATCGCATCTTCACGAACCTCTACGGCCAGGATGACTGGCGCCTTGCCGGCGCGCAGCGCCGTGGCGTCTGGTCGGGGATGAAGGACATAGTTGCCATGGGCAGCGATGCCATCATTGATGCGATCAAGGAGAGCGGCCTGCGCGGCCGGGGCGGGGCGGGCTTTCCCACCGGCCTCAAATGGTCCTTCATGCCAAAGGACACGGGCGGCCGGGCCAAATACCTTGTCGTCAATGCCGACGAGAGCGAACCGGGGACCTGCAAGGATCGTGAGATCATGCGCTTCGATCCCCACCGGCTTCTCGAAGGGTGTTTCGTCGCCAGCTTCGCGATGGGCGCGAATGCCTGTTACATCTATATCCGGGGCGAATTCTTCGGCGAGGCCAGCCACGTCCAGCAGGCGATCGACGAAGCCTACGAGGCCGGACTGCTGGGGCGGAACGCGGCCGGGACGGGCTTTGACCTGGATATCTATCTGCACCGCGGCGCCGGCGCCTATATCTGCGGCGAGGAAACCGCGCTGCTGGAAAGTCTCGAGGGCCGGAAAGGTCAGCCGCGCCTCAAACCGCCGTTTCCGGCCAATGTCGGGCTCTATGGCTGCCCCACGACCGTGAACAATGTCGAGACCATCGCCGTCACGCCTGAGATTCTCCGCCGGGGCGCGGCCTGGTTCGCCGGGCTGGGCCGGCCCAACAATGCGGGCACCAAGCTGTTCTGCATCTCGGGTCACGTGAATGCCCCCTGCACGGTCGAGGAAGAGATGGGCATCCCGCTACGCGAACTTATCGATCGGCATGCGGGCGGCGTCCGGGGAGGCTGGGACAACCTGCTGGCCGTGGTGCCCGGCGGCTCAAGCGTGCCCTGCCTGCCGAAGCCCGTGTGCGATGATCTTCCAATGGATTTCGACAGTCTGAGGGAGCAGAAATCCGGCCTGGGCACGGCGGCCGTGATCGTGATGGACAAATCCACGGATATCGTGGAGGCAATCACGCGCTTCTCGCACTTTTACAAGCATGAAAGCTGTGGCCAGTGCACACCCTGCCGCGAGGGAACGGGATGGATGTGGCGCGTCCTGGAACGCATGCAGAAGGGCCATGCCGAGATCAGCGAGATCGATACGCTGCTTGAGGTTACGCACGAGATAGAAGGGCACACCATCTGCGCGCTGGGCGACGCGGCGGCCTGGCCCGTGCAGGGTCTGATCCGTCATTTCCGTCCCGAGCTGGAGCGGCGCATTCACGAATACAAGAAGACACGCACAGTAGCGGCGTAG
- the nuoG gene encoding NADH-quinone oxidoreductase subunit NuoG, with protein sequence MPKLTIDGQEIEVPAGMTVLQACEMAGKEIPRFCYHERLSIAGNCRMCLVEMEKSPKPIASCAMPAADNMVIHTDTPMVHKARRGVMEMLLINHPLDCPICDQGGECDLQDQAMGYGAGRSRFSENKRAVRDKNLGPLIKTVMTRCIHCTRCVRFATEVAGVEELGATGRGEDMEIGNYVEKALTSELSGNMIDLCPVGALTSKPFAFTARPWELRKTETVDVMDAVGANVRVDARGSEVMRVLPRLNEEINQEWITDKTRFAYDGLKRQRLDRPYVRRGGRLEEASWREAFDAIQARLSATPPDRIAAIAGDLVDAESTFALKSLMGRLNTPHLDCRQDGAHIDPAARAGYLFNTTIAGIMDADACLLVGTDPRAEAALINARLRERALRGGFKVANIGPALDLTFPVTHLGESADIVGQIATGSHPFTETLAQAARPMLILGEAALARADGPAILAACREIAERTGMILEDWNGFNLLHKAAGRVGALDLGFVPGEDGRGLAGILAGARAGEIDMVYLLGADEIDMGALGEAFVIYQGHHGDAGANRADVILPGAAYTEKDATYVNTEGRAQRAYLSVFPPGDAREDWKIVRALSEHVGHKLPFDSLAELRQHMIKAVPALGRLDRIAAAEWGHFGATGKIEPVAFRYPIGTFYMTCPISRASATMVACTAAVLDDQRKTGTDG encoded by the coding sequence ATGCCAAAACTCACGATCGACGGACAGGAAATCGAGGTGCCCGCGGGCATGACCGTCCTCCAGGCCTGCGAAATGGCCGGGAAGGAGATCCCGCGCTTCTGCTATCACGAGCGCCTGTCGATTGCCGGCAATTGCCGCATGTGCCTCGTCGAAATGGAAAAATCCCCGAAGCCCATCGCCAGTTGCGCGATGCCGGCCGCCGACAACATGGTGATTCATACCGACACGCCGATGGTGCACAAGGCCCGGCGGGGCGTGATGGAGATGCTGCTGATCAATCATCCGCTTGATTGCCCGATCTGCGATCAGGGCGGCGAGTGCGATCTGCAGGATCAGGCTATGGGCTACGGCGCCGGCCGCAGCCGGTTCTCCGAGAACAAGCGGGCCGTGCGCGACAAGAATCTGGGGCCGCTGATCAAGACGGTGATGACGCGCTGCATCCATTGCACACGCTGTGTACGGTTCGCGACCGAGGTGGCGGGCGTCGAGGAACTCGGCGCGACCGGCCGGGGCGAGGACATGGAGATCGGCAATTATGTCGAAAAGGCACTGACCTCCGAACTCTCGGGGAACATGATCGACCTGTGCCCGGTGGGCGCACTGACCTCCAAGCCTTTCGCCTTTACCGCCCGACCGTGGGAACTGCGCAAGACCGAGACCGTGGACGTAATGGACGCGGTCGGGGCCAACGTCCGCGTCGATGCGCGCGGTTCGGAGGTGATGCGCGTGCTGCCGCGCCTTAACGAGGAAATCAATCAGGAGTGGATCACCGACAAAACCCGCTTCGCCTATGACGGGCTCAAGCGTCAACGCCTCGACCGGCCCTATGTCCGGCGCGGCGGTCGCCTCGAGGAGGCGAGCTGGCGGGAGGCCTTCGACGCGATTCAGGCGCGGCTGAGCGCGACGCCGCCGGACAGGATCGCAGCCATCGCGGGGGATCTGGTGGATGCCGAATCCACCTTCGCTTTGAAATCCCTGATGGGGCGGCTGAACACGCCCCATCTCGATTGCCGGCAGGACGGGGCGCACATCGATCCCGCCGCGCGGGCGGGGTATCTGTTCAATACCACGATCGCCGGCATCATGGATGCGGATGCCTGCCTGCTCGTGGGCACGGATCCGCGCGCCGAGGCAGCGCTGATTAACGCGCGGCTGCGGGAACGGGCGCTTCGGGGCGGCTTCAAGGTGGCCAATATCGGACCCGCGCTCGATCTGACCTTTCCCGTCACCCATCTGGGCGAGAGCGCAGATATCGTCGGGCAGATTGCGACAGGGTCTCATCCGTTTACCGAAACACTGGCCCAGGCGGCGCGGCCGATGCTCATCCTGGGCGAGGCCGCCCTTGCGCGTGCCGACGGCCCGGCCATTCTGGCTGCGTGCCGCGAGATCGCCGAGCGGACCGGCATGATCCTTGAGGACTGGAACGGGTTCAACCTGCTGCACAAGGCGGCCGGACGGGTGGGGGCGCTCGATCTCGGTTTCGTGCCTGGCGAGGACGGACGCGGTCTGGCCGGGATTCTCGCCGGCGCCCGCGCGGGCGAGATCGACATGGTCTATCTCCTTGGCGCGGACGAGATCGATATGGGCGCGCTGGGCGAGGCCTTTGTCATCTATCAGGGTCATCACGGCGATGCCGGTGCGAACCGGGCGGATGTGATTTTGCCGGGGGCGGCCTATACCGAGAAGGACGCGACCTATGTCAACACGGAAGGGCGGGCGCAGCGGGCCTATCTGTCAGTCTTTCCACCCGGCGACGCGCGCGAGGACTGGAAGATCGTCCGGGCCCTGTCGGAACATGTTGGCCACAAGCTCCCCTTTGACAGCCTGGCCGAACTTCGCCAGCACATGATTAAGGCGGTCCCGGCGCTGGGCCGGCTGGACCGGATCGCTGCGGCGGAATGGGGGCATTTCGGTGCGACCGGAAAGATCGAGCCCGTGGCTTTCCGCTACCCGATTGGGACCTTTTACATGACCTGCCCCATCAGCCGTGCGTCAGCGACGATGGTGGCCTGCACGGCCGCCGTGCTGGACGATCAGCGAAAGACGGGTACCGATGGTTGA
- the nuoH gene encoding NADH-quinone oxidoreductase subunit NuoH, which produces MVELWDGYIWPGILIVGQIIIFTVVVLLAIAYLTLAERKVLGFMQYRKGPTNVGPFGLLQPFADGLKMFMKETIIPSGANRFLFIMAPMITFILSLVAWAVIPVSAGWVIADINVGILYLFAISSLGVYGIIIAGWASNSRYSFLGALRSAAQMVSYEVSIGFVIVTVLLCVGSLNLTDIVMAQEKVWFAVPLLPMFVIYMVSALAESNRTPFDLPEAEAELVSGYHVEYSSMTFGLFYIGEYGNMIVLSALGTILFLGGWLPPFQIEPFTYVPEIVWFALKVAVLLFFFLWARGTLPRYRYDQLMRLGWKVFLPVSLAWVFITAGVLVTMGWTP; this is translated from the coding sequence ATGGTTGAGCTTTGGGACGGCTATATCTGGCCCGGGATCCTGATCGTCGGACAGATTATCATCTTCACGGTGGTGGTTCTGCTGGCCATCGCCTATCTGACCCTGGCCGAGCGCAAGGTGCTGGGCTTCATGCAGTATCGCAAGGGACCGACGAATGTGGGGCCTTTCGGCCTGCTGCAGCCCTTTGCCGATGGTCTCAAGATGTTCATGAAAGAGACCATCATCCCGTCCGGCGCCAACCGCTTCCTTTTCATCATGGCGCCGATGATCACCTTCATCCTGTCCCTCGTGGCGTGGGCGGTCATCCCCGTCAGCGCCGGCTGGGTGATCGCCGATATCAACGTAGGCATTCTTTATCTGTTCGCCATTTCCTCGCTCGGCGTTTACGGAATTATTATCGCCGGCTGGGCGTCGAACTCGCGCTATTCCTTCCTGGGCGCGCTGCGCTCGGCGGCGCAGATGGTCTCTTACGAGGTATCGATCGGCTTCGTCATCGTGACGGTCCTGCTCTGTGTCGGTTCTCTCAACCTGACCGATATCGTTATGGCACAGGAGAAGGTCTGGTTCGCCGTACCGTTGCTGCCAATGTTCGTGATCTACATGGTCTCGGCCCTGGCCGAATCGAACCGGACACCCTTCGATCTGCCCGAGGCGGAAGCCGAGCTGGTCTCGGGGTATCATGTGGAATATTCCTCGATGACCTTTGGTCTGTTTTACATCGGCGAATATGGAAACATGATTGTCCTCTCGGCCCTGGGGACGATCCTTTTTCTTGGCGGCTGGCTGCCACCCTTCCAGATCGAACCCTTCACCTATGTGCCCGAGATCGTCTGGTTTGCGCTCAAGGTGGCGGTATTGCTGTTCTTTTTCCTGTGGGCGCGGGGCACCCTGCCGCGCTACCGCTACGATCAGTTGATGCGACTCGGCTGGAAGGTTTTCCTGCCCGTCTCGCTGGCCTGGGTGTTCATCACCGCCGGCGTGCTCGTGACAATGGGATGGACCCCGTGA
- the nuoI gene encoding NADH-quinone oxidoreductase subunit NuoI, with translation MAWLDRTARAVLLTELIRGFGITLKFMFRQKVTLDYPNEKGPLSPRFRGEHALRRYPNGEERCIACKLCEAICPALAITIEAEPRDDGSRRTTRYDIDMTKCIYCGLCEEACPVDAIVEGPNFEFATETREELMYNKDKLLANGDRWETELARNLALDAPYR, from the coding sequence ATGGCTTGGCTTGACAGAACGGCACGCGCGGTCCTCCTGACGGAACTGATCAGGGGTTTCGGCATAACGCTGAAATTCATGTTTCGGCAGAAGGTCACGTTGGATTATCCGAACGAGAAAGGACCTCTCAGCCCGCGTTTCCGGGGTGAGCACGCGTTACGGCGGTATCCGAACGGGGAGGAGCGCTGCATTGCCTGCAAGCTTTGCGAGGCGATCTGCCCGGCGCTGGCGATCACCATCGAGGCGGAGCCCCGCGATGACGGCAGCCGTCGGACGACGCGTTATGACATCGACATGACGAAATGTATTTATTGCGGTCTTTGCGAGGAGGCCTGTCCGGTGGATGCCATCGTGGAAGGCCCGAATTTCGAATTCGCGACGGAGACCCGCGAAGAGCTCATGTATAACAAGGACAAGCTTCTGGCAAACGGTGACCGGTGGGAAACCGAGCTGGCTCGGAATTTGGCGCTGGACGCGCCTTATCGTTAA
- a CDS encoding NADH-quinone oxidoreductase subunit J, translated as MILSALAFYVFAAVTLFSGAMVVAARNPVHSVLFLILAFFNSAGLFVLLGAEFIAMILIIVYVGAVAVLFLFVVMMLDINFARLRQGFSQYLPIGGVIGLVLLAELLLVGAGWVFAPAAEGSRGAPTPAASEVTNSHALGNILYTDYIYLFQAAGVILLVAMIGAIVLTHRFREGVRKQKIAQQVSRRREDSVEVVDVPVGKGV; from the coding sequence ATGATTCTCTCGGCGCTCGCTTTTTACGTTTTTGCGGCCGTGACGCTGTTCAGCGGCGCAATGGTCGTCGCCGCGCGTAATCCGGTTCACTCCGTCCTGTTTCTGATCCTGGCCTTTTTCAATTCGGCCGGCCTGTTCGTGCTTCTGGGTGCCGAGTTCATCGCGATGATCCTGATCATCGTCTATGTCGGCGCCGTCGCCGTCCTGTTCCTGTTCGTAGTGATGATGCTGGACATAAACTTTGCGCGGCTGCGACAGGGATTTTCCCAGTATCTGCCGATCGGGGGCGTGATCGGCCTCGTTCTTCTGGCGGAACTGCTGCTGGTGGGGGCCGGCTGGGTTTTTGCGCCCGCGGCCGAGGGGAGCCGCGGCGCACCGACGCCGGCGGCGAGCGAGGTGACGAACAGTCATGCCCTCGGCAATATTCTCTATACGGACTACATCTATCTGTTCCAGGCGGCGGGCGTGATCCTGCTGGTCGCCATGATTGGCGCGATCGTGCTGACCCACCGTTTCCGCGAAGGGGTGCGCAAGCAGAAGATCGCGCAGCAAGTGTCGCGCCGGCGCGAGGATTCGGTCGAGGTCGTGGACGTGCCGGTGGGCAAGGGGGTCTGA
- the nuoK gene encoding NADH-quinone oxidoreductase subunit NuoK — protein MLEIGLAHYLGVAAILFTLGIFGIFLNRKNVIIILMSIELMLLAVNINFVAFSAFLGDLVGQVFAMFVLTVAAAEAAIGLAILVIYFRNRGTIEVENINLMKG, from the coding sequence ATGCTCGAAATCGGTCTTGCCCATTATCTCGGCGTTGCCGCCATCCTGTTCACGCTCGGGATTTTCGGCATCTTCCTCAACCGGAAGAACGTCATCATCATCCTCATGTCGATCGAGTTGATGCTGCTGGCTGTCAACATTAATTTCGTCGCATTCTCGGCCTTCCTCGGGGACCTCGTGGGGCAGGTCTTCGCCATGTTCGTCCTGACCGTGGCGGCGGCCGAGGCGGCAATCGGCCTTGCGATTCTGGTGATCTATTTCCGCAACCGCGGGACGATCGAGGTCGAGAACATCAATCTGATGAAGGGGTAG